One Falco cherrug isolate bFalChe1 chromosome 11, bFalChe1.pri, whole genome shotgun sequence DNA window includes the following coding sequences:
- the LOC129737094 gene encoding mucin-4-like has translation MLHSAFPNQHGAGVRCLYDSQSQLIEGRQERYWRSSRQASPYRDQELKLYDWCCNQAGSAHLCARYTEKRPKIGCDGYQSPDTAGSSEETESDSEEQRDGEHE, from the exons ATGCTGCACTCCGCCTTCCCCAACCAGCACGGCGCCGGCGTCCGCTGCCTGTACGACAGCCAGAGCCAGCTGATCGAGGGGCGGCAGGAGAGGTACTGGAGGTCCTCCAGGCAGGCATCGCCATACCGTG ACCAGGAGCTGAAGTTGTATGACTGGTGCTGTAATCAGGCGGGCAGTGCCCACCTCTGCGCCCGCTACACCGAGAAGAGACCGAAGATTGGCTGTGATGGATACCAGTCACCTGACACGG CAGGTTCCTCGGAGGAGACAGAGAGTGACTCGGAGGAGCAGAGAG aCGGAGAGCACGAGTAA
- the LOC106631455 gene encoding mucin-4-like, whose translation MFPAPPGWPVATPTPLPGPAVAAAPLYGYGARENDREYVERKVDFNSPLFKPETGFPFGKTLRDSLYFTDNGQIIFPASDDSIFTYPNPPPGGFNGHEEVPMIAVFWDNADFSRGVGTTYYQEFLTLNTAKPPFVRDVEAKVRRYLRSSYSAAWTLKITWEKAPAYRAQTDTRRTITYQAVLTTDGFRSYVLMLYQDGGMRWDYTRLAATNVLIGYTSGDGFYRNDDLTRRPPAAKYHPDQFRGYNTDLRGLWIYKLESRVGVNYRLKCLAWTGRQQEPWAWSQGLPTCPCSLQQGQQDPRFKSSRRAWLELV comes from the exons ATGTTTCCAGCTCCGCCAGGATGGCCGGTGGCCACCCCAACCCCGCTGCCCGGCCCTGCAG ttgcaGCTGCACCCCTCTATGGGTACGGGGCTCGGGAAAATGACCGGGAGTATGTGGAAAGGAAGGTGGATTTTAATTCTCCGCTTTTCAAGCCTGAGACTGGATTCCCATTTGGGAAAACCCTGCGCGACTCTCTCTAC TTTACAGACAACGGACAAATCATTTTCCCAGCCTCAGATGACAGCATCTTCACATATCCCAACCCTCCTCCCGGTGGCTTCAACGGCCATGAGGAGGTTCCCATGATCGCTGTGTTTTGGGACAATGCTGACTTCTCCAGAGGCGTTGGCACCACCTATTACCAG GAGTTCCTCACCCTCAACACGGCCAAGCCACCATTCGTCCGCGATGTGGAAGCAAAGGTTCGGCGGTACCTGAGGTCATCCTACTCCGCAGCCTGGACCCTGAAGATCACCTGGGAGAAGGCACCTGCCTACAGAGCACAGACTGACACCCGGAGG ACGATCACGTATCAAGCTGTCCTGACCACTGATGGCTTCAGGTCCTATGTCCTGATGCTGTACCAGGATGGAGGCATGCGATGGGATTACACCAGGCTCGCTGCCACCAATGTGCTTATCGGCTATACCAG TGGGGATGGCTTTTACCGCAATGACGACCTGACTCGGAGACCTCCAGCTGCTAAATATCACCCTGACCAGTTCAGGGGCTACAACACAG ACCTCCGCGGACTGTGGATTTACAAGCTGGAGAGCCGTGTGGGTGTCAACTACCGGCTGAAGTGCCTGGCGTGGACAGGGCGGCAGCAGGAGCCGTGGGCATGGAGCCAGGGCCTGCCCAcctgtccctgctccctgcagcaagggcagcaggaCCCACGCTTCAAGAGCAGCCGTAGAG CCTGGCTGGAGCTGGTCTAA